The Ornithodoros turicata isolate Travis chromosome 7, ASM3712646v1, whole genome shotgun sequence genome includes a region encoding these proteins:
- the LOC135400475 gene encoding uncharacterized protein LOC135400475, which yields MEVPARHRPLQLRQFPRLRLPSFWIKNPKTWFRQVKALFQARRIQNQMTKYCEVQPLIPLELIDDIDDVLSSIRPDNAYDTLKSAIVSRTTVSERARIQQLLTTEERGDRRPSQLLHRMRQLLGDRSDDHSAILRERFLNRLPQDVG from the coding sequence ATGGAGGTTCCGGCACGACATCGTCCACTCCAGCTCCGACAATTTCCACGACTACGACTCCCGTCGTTTTGGATCAAGAATCCAAAGACCTGGTTTCGACAAGTCAAAGCACTCTTCCAGGCCCGCCGCATCCAGAACCAGATGACGAAGTACTGTGAAGTGCAGCCGCTTATCCCCCTGGAGCTCATCGACGACATTGATGACGTTCTTTCGTCGATACGGCCTGACAACGCGTATGATACGTTGAAATCTGCCATTGTCTCGCGCACGACGGTTTCGGAGCGAGCGAGGATACAGCAGCTCCTTACGACTGAGGAGCGTGGTGACCGGCGTCCGTCGCAGCTCCTGCATCGGATGAGACAGCTCCTGGGAGATCGGTCAGACGACCACTCCGCGATCCTCCGCGAGCGCTTCCTCAACCGACTTCCGCAAGATGTCGGTTGA